The following are encoded together in the Carbonactinospora thermoautotrophica genome:
- a CDS encoding FUSC family protein, producing the protein MPGRWAARLGPTVRAAARPTPHTLRLIRRHAQPTAVFITRLTVTAVLAYLVALWLPGSPRPLLAPLTALLVVQFTLYQTLRHATQRVASVVAGVLVAVAFSAHVGFTWWSLGVTIAAALTLGHLLRLGDHILEVPISAMLVLSLDGHAATGRVVETLLGAAVGLLAGLVASPVHVQPAGEAVQDLARQMAALLDRIADELTTPQVPLHTTTDWLIQARRLGQEIRRVDRALTQAEESLRLNPRGLRLPHASLALRSGLDTLERAAGIIRVLIRSFTDRAAQLGENEPMYPPQAGEHLTRALRELAAAVRAYGKVVPAELGQEPEPADRELEHHLTAARQARERLTDLLRSDPAIPPTDWLLHCEVLVHLNQLLDELCLQRRTQTRQHYHRRRHPTTPIRLTHKLRRPRPPHRPTPHPAHSGTH; encoded by the coding sequence ATGCCCGGCCGGTGGGCGGCCCGGCTCGGCCCCACGGTGCGGGCCGCGGCCCGGCCCACACCACACACACTGCGGCTCATCCGCCGCCACGCCCAACCGACTGCGGTGTTCATCACCCGGCTCACCGTGACCGCGGTGCTGGCCTACCTGGTCGCACTGTGGCTGCCCGGCAGCCCCCGCCCCCTGCTGGCCCCGCTCACCGCCCTGCTGGTCGTACAGTTCACCCTCTACCAGACCCTGCGCCACGCCACCCAACGGGTCGCCAGCGTGGTAGCGGGCGTGCTGGTCGCCGTCGCGTTCTCCGCTCACGTCGGGTTCACCTGGTGGAGTCTGGGGGTGACCATCGCCGCCGCGCTCACCCTCGGGCACCTGCTCCGCCTAGGCGACCACATCCTGGAAGTCCCCATCAGCGCGATGCTCGTCCTCTCCCTCGACGGGCACGCCGCCACCGGGCGTGTGGTCGAAACCCTCCTCGGCGCCGCCGTCGGCCTGCTCGCCGGCCTGGTGGCCTCCCCCGTCCACGTCCAACCCGCCGGCGAGGCGGTACAAGACCTGGCCCGCCAGATGGCCGCCCTACTGGACCGGATAGCCGATGAACTGACCACCCCCCAAGTGCCCCTGCACACCACCACCGACTGGCTCATCCAGGCCCGCCGACTCGGCCAAGAAATCCGCCGCGTCGACCGCGCACTCACCCAAGCCGAAGAAAGCCTCCGACTCAACCCCCGCGGCCTGCGCCTGCCCCACGCCAGCCTCGCGCTCCGCAGCGGCCTGGACACCCTCGAACGCGCCGCCGGCATCATCCGCGTCCTCATCCGCTCGTTCACCGACCGCGCCGCTCAACTCGGGGAGAACGAACCGATGTACCCTCCGCAAGCCGGCGAACACCTCACCCGCGCCTTGCGGGAACTCGCCGCGGCCGTACGCGCCTACGGCAAGGTGGTCCCCGCAGAACTCGGACAAGAACCAGAACCCGCCGACCGTGAACTAGAACACCACCTCACCGCCGCCCGCCAGGCCCGCGAACGACTCACCGACCTGCTGCGCTCCGACCCCGCGATCCCCCCAACAGACTGGCTGCTGCACTGCGAAGTCCTCGTCCACCTCAACCAACTCCTCGACGAACTGTGCCTGCAACGGCGCACCCAAACACGCCAGCACTACCACCGCCGCCGACACCCCACCACCCCGATCCGCCTCACCCACAAACTCCGCCGCCCACGACCCCCACACCGACCAACCCCCCACCCCGCCCACAGCGGCACCCACTAA